In a single window of the Litorilituus sediminis genome:
- a CDS encoding HDOD domain-containing protein — MNAHEYALQANGSFALPDACFKVKALMEDDSSEIADFADVIGVDPSMTSRLLQIANSAIYSFPGEISTISRAITIIGTQAIYNMMLVDVAASAFKHFANQAIDLKRFWRMSVFCGLTSKYLAIHVGIRDIERLFVAGLLQNFGELLVAKITPEVAQRCEKYSQDNLPWQLQELALGFTYTDISAELLKIWQIPEKIILPIRHFNEAKTIQINKDVKVLNLASRLALIDSHQDEFDFDEVIDADICKNLSVTADDLNHVADCANTEASAILTMMNPKLFTKS; from the coding sequence ATGAACGCACACGAATACGCACTGCAAGCTAATGGCTCATTTGCCTTACCTGACGCCTGCTTTAAAGTAAAAGCCTTAATGGAAGATGATAGCTCAGAGATTGCCGACTTTGCTGATGTTATCGGTGTTGACCCGTCAATGACTTCACGTTTACTACAAATAGCCAATAGTGCTATTTATAGTTTTCCTGGAGAAATTAGTACTATCTCTCGCGCCATTACCATTATAGGTACGCAAGCTATTTACAATATGATGCTGGTTGATGTGGCAGCGTCGGCCTTTAAGCACTTTGCAAATCAAGCGATAGATTTAAAGCGCTTTTGGCGTATGAGTGTTTTTTGTGGCTTAACGAGTAAATATTTAGCAATTCATGTCGGCATTCGAGATATTGAACGTTTATTTGTTGCCGGCTTATTGCAAAACTTTGGTGAGCTTTTAGTGGCTAAAATTACGCCAGAAGTGGCGCAGCGCTGTGAAAAGTACAGTCAAGACAATTTACCATGGCAACTGCAAGAGCTGGCATTGGGGTTTACCTACACAGACATTTCTGCCGAGTTACTCAAGATTTGGCAAATACCTGAGAAAATTATTTTACCTATCAGGCACTTTAACGAAGCGAAAACGATTCAAATTAATAAAGATGTCAAAGTATTAAATTTAGCATCAAGATTAGCCCTCATTGACAGTCACCAAGATGAGTTTGATTTTGATGAGGTAATCGATGCTGATATATGTAAAAATTTATCTGTTACTGCTGACGATCTTAATCATGTGGCTGATTGTGCTAATACAGAAGCATCAGCCATTTTAACTATGATGAATCCTAAACTCTTTACTAAATCATAA
- a CDS encoding Lrp/AsnC family transcriptional regulator, protein MSNNKIKPLDRIDKVILSTLQENGRISNVDLAKKVNLSASPCLDRVKRLEAEGYIERYGAFLNASKLNYGMTAFIQVTLDRTTTDVFKLFKNEVVKIKEVVECNLIAGGYDYLLKIRFGGMESYRLVLEKVSALPSISQTQTYMVTEHIKQDSGVPFD, encoded by the coding sequence ATGTCAAATAACAAAATAAAACCCTTAGATCGTATCGATAAAGTTATTTTGTCTACGCTACAAGAAAATGGCCGCATCTCTAATGTCGATTTAGCCAAGAAAGTGAATTTAAGTGCTAGTCCGTGCTTAGATAGAGTAAAACGGCTTGAAGCTGAAGGTTATATTGAGCGTTATGGTGCGTTTTTAAATGCCAGTAAGCTTAATTACGGCATGACAGCTTTTATTCAGGTGACCTTAGATAGAACCACCACAGATGTATTTAAACTGTTTAAAAATGAAGTGGTTAAAATTAAAGAAGTGGTGGAGTGTAATTTAATCGCCGGTGGCTATGATTACTTACTTAAAATTCGCTTTGGTGGTATGGAAAGTTATCGTTTAGTGCTTGAAAAAGTATCTGCTTTACCTTCTATTTCACAAACGCAAACTTACATGGTAACTGAACATATTAAACAAGATAGTGGCGTACCATTTGATTAA
- a CDS encoding sodium-dependent transporter: MAAPRENFSSRIGFILAAAGSAVGIGNLVGFPVNAAKNGGGAFLIMYALFVFLICLPVMIAEMAVGRKTAKEPVGAYKALSQGSSFWGAAGFLGVLTPFMIAVFYMVLTVWIFGYIALTVGGQLDYLASGAGFGEFINSPYLFVAMMVVAGIVNFILVAGVKDGIEKAAKILMPSLLIMLMVMVVFVLTLDNAFAGIEFFLVPDISKITPSVVNGALSQAFFSLSLGMGILITYGSYINRQTDIPNSAKLVAITDTAVAFIAGLMILPAVFSFNPNVNPSELSDSSVSLIFTFLPKIFLALQSSIGYVGASAVATFFFVLVFFAAITSLVSIIEVPVSYLVTEKKQSRKKALFYLSFTAGVLTLFATTSFGMVSFFTEFTSYAGSSKSFFDVIYDVFYDTILPLNGFLLCVFVSYRWKKKQLSEELSVGNESYAGSWVEKYINFSLGTFIPVIVLLIFINTVAIKFFGYSLFGF, translated from the coding sequence ATGGCCGCACCTAGAGAGAATTTTAGCTCACGCATCGGTTTTATATTAGCTGCCGCAGGCTCTGCGGTAGGTATAGGTAATTTAGTCGGATTTCCCGTCAATGCTGCCAAAAATGGTGGTGGCGCGTTTTTAATCATGTATGCCTTGTTTGTTTTTTTGATTTGTCTGCCAGTGATGATTGCTGAAATGGCGGTTGGGCGAAAAACGGCAAAAGAGCCAGTAGGTGCCTATAAAGCGTTAAGCCAAGGCAGTTCATTTTGGGGAGCTGCTGGCTTTTTAGGCGTGCTTACACCTTTTATGATAGCCGTTTTTTATATGGTATTAACGGTGTGGATTTTTGGTTATATCGCACTCACGGTTGGCGGACAATTAGATTACTTGGCTAGTGGCGCGGGCTTTGGTGAGTTTATTAATAGCCCATATTTATTTGTCGCTATGATGGTTGTCGCAGGTATTGTTAACTTTATCCTGGTTGCGGGCGTTAAAGACGGCATAGAAAAAGCGGCGAAAATATTGATGCCTTCATTATTAATTATGTTAATGGTGATGGTAGTTTTTGTGTTAACACTAGATAATGCTTTTGCTGGTATTGAGTTTTTCTTAGTGCCAGATATTAGTAAAATTACGCCAAGTGTGGTTAATGGCGCATTATCGCAGGCGTTCTTCTCTCTATCTTTAGGTATGGGTATTTTAATTACCTATGGCTCGTATATTAATCGCCAAACGGATATTCCTAACTCAGCTAAATTAGTGGCTATTACTGATACTGCGGTCGCCTTTATTGCCGGTTTAATGATTTTACCTGCAGTGTTTTCCTTTAACCCTAATGTTAATCCAAGCGAGTTAAGTGATAGCTCGGTAAGTTTAATTTTTACTTTCTTACCTAAAATATTTTTAGCCCTGCAAAGCTCAATTGGTTATGTTGGCGCAAGTGCGGTGGCAACCTTCTTCTTTGTCTTAGTCTTTTTTGCTGCGATAACTTCACTGGTATCTATTATTGAAGTGCCAGTATCGTATTTAGTGACCGAGAAAAAGCAAAGCCGTAAGAAAGCGCTATTTTACTTATCTTTTACCGCAGGTGTTTTAACCTTATTTGCCACGACCTCATTTGGCATGGTGTCATTTTTTACTGAATTTACCAGTTATGCTGGCAGTAGTAAGTCTTTCTTCGATGTCATTTATGATGTGTTTTACGACACTATTTTGCCGTTAAATGGCTTTTTATTATGTGTTTTTGTTAGTTATCGCTGGAAGAAAAAGCAATTATCAGAGGAGTTAAGTGTAGGTAATGAAAGCTATGCTGGCTCTTGGGTTGAGAAGTATATTAATTTCTCTTTAGGGACTTTTATTCCGGTGATTGTTTTACTGATCTTTATTAATACCGTGGCTATTAAGTTTTTTGGTTATAGCTTGTTTGGTTTTTAG
- the putA gene encoding bifunctional proline dehydrogenase/L-glutamate gamma-semialdehyde dehydrogenase PutA has protein sequence MLFTGSLQTDCPIRQKIREFYRIDENVAVDHILPVAEVNVSARSRAWERARKMVLQIRKDQEGNGAIDALLNEYSLSSEEGVVLMCLAEALLRVPDKETQDELIRDKISQGQWSSHLGSSDSLFVNASSWGLLVTGSLTGYADKRNQDRFGLLKKTVGRLGEPVIRKSMNYAMKVMGKQFVMGENITAATERAAKKEQLGYVYSYDMLGEGARTMKDAERYFKSYQDAIDEIGKVAAGKGMGKNDPRKTPGISVKLSAIHPRYEFTHKERVMAELVPKLKALCLQAKAFNIGLTVDAEESERLDISLDIIEAVFSDSDLGDWQGFGIALQAYQKRAIHVVDWLRELTLRVDRKMMVRLVKGAYWDTEIKNAQKDGLAHFPVFTRKSSTDVSYHACANKLLDYRDSIYPQFATHNAYTAATIVELAGDDKEGFEFQCLHGMGDSLYDQIVREEGIQCRIYAPVGHHEDLLAYLVRRLLENGANSSFVNAIVDETQPVESLLEDPVEKTQRLKEKYNNQIVMPIDMFGDERDNSKGLDLTDINEITPLKAALDNWFVDNLLNKNDVPEGANPVKNPANHSEIIGYQTHLTSEEMQAQIDKAQVAFETWSKTDVKERADLLNRVGDVLERHSEELIALCIKEAGKVAQDGIDEVREAVDFCRYYAARAIELNEDERLEARGVVLCISPWNFPLAIFLGQVAAAIATGNTVLAKPAEQTSLIALRTIELMQSVGLPEDVVQAVIARGSQVGSVVIPDPRVQAVMFTGSTETGTRISQTLAERGGDQVPLIAETGGQNCMVVDSTALPEQVVDDVISSGFQSAGQRCSALRVLFIQEDIADQVVDMIKGALTELHVGNPANLSTDVGPVIDQKALDALNAHADYMKSHGKLVYQCPISEEVAGNDHYFFAPRLYEIDDISVLKNEVFGPCVHVVRFKGEEIESVIDKINSTGFGLTMGIHTRIEHRAVELAKLSRAGNIYINRNMIGAVVGVQPFGGRGLSGTGPKAGGPNYLTRLVKEKATPVETKTKTLAEHAVAFTGDSAAKHEATQIMTKAEWAEKEWRLTDLNTRISCIRQLLAKIAHVEIVDDLADDLNRTLAASRAQLINIEKHMKKPIELPGPTGESNIIYLENRGIVICYADQNVSFHFWVLSIVTALATGNTVVTVVSDLFYDEAIAFRDKFVATGAGKGVLQVAKLSHLDTMLAHPTLAGVVVDSHCETKHYMSDRLAQRQGAILPVISSEYFDNLIQRLLTEKTISIDTTASGGNTSLMTLVEEDE, from the coding sequence ATGTTATTTACTGGTTCATTACAGACTGACTGCCCAATTCGTCAGAAGATTCGCGAGTTTTATCGCATTGACGAAAATGTCGCCGTTGATCATATTTTACCTGTTGCTGAAGTGAATGTAAGTGCACGTAGTAGAGCGTGGGAAAGAGCGCGCAAAATGGTTTTACAAATACGTAAAGACCAAGAAGGTAATGGTGCTATTGATGCTTTACTAAACGAGTACTCACTTTCATCAGAAGAAGGTGTGGTGCTGATGTGTTTAGCTGAGGCGCTATTACGTGTACCAGATAAAGAAACACAAGATGAATTAATCCGCGATAAGATTTCTCAAGGGCAATGGAGCTCTCACTTAGGCTCAAGTGACTCATTATTTGTCAATGCCTCATCATGGGGCTTATTAGTGACGGGTTCATTAACTGGCTATGCTGATAAGCGTAACCAAGACAGATTTGGTTTATTAAAGAAAACGGTCGGTCGCTTAGGTGAGCCTGTTATTCGTAAATCAATGAACTATGCCATGAAAGTCATGGGTAAACAGTTTGTTATGGGCGAAAACATTACCGCGGCCACAGAACGTGCAGCGAAAAAAGAGCAACTTGGCTACGTATATTCATACGATATGTTAGGTGAAGGTGCGCGCACCATGAAAGATGCTGAGCGCTACTTTAAGTCGTACCAAGATGCCATTGATGAAATTGGTAAAGTAGCTGCTGGTAAAGGTATGGGTAAAAATGACCCGCGTAAAACGCCAGGCATTTCAGTTAAGCTGTCTGCTATTCACCCGCGTTATGAGTTCACCCATAAAGAGCGCGTTATGGCAGAGTTAGTACCAAAATTAAAAGCACTTTGTTTACAAGCAAAAGCCTTTAATATTGGTTTAACTGTGGATGCTGAAGAATCAGAGCGTTTAGATATATCATTAGATATTATCGAAGCGGTATTTTCTGATAGCGACTTAGGTGATTGGCAAGGCTTTGGTATTGCACTGCAAGCTTACCAAAAACGCGCTATTCACGTGGTTGACTGGTTACGCGAGCTAACATTACGTGTTGATCGTAAGATGATGGTGCGTTTAGTTAAAGGTGCATACTGGGATACTGAAATTAAAAATGCGCAAAAAGATGGTTTAGCGCATTTCCCTGTATTTACCCGTAAATCATCAACTGATGTGTCATACCATGCTTGTGCGAACAAATTATTAGACTATCGCGATAGCATTTATCCACAATTTGCTACCCATAACGCATATACGGCAGCAACCATTGTTGAGCTTGCAGGCGATGATAAAGAAGGCTTTGAATTCCAATGTTTACATGGCATGGGTGATTCACTATATGATCAAATTGTTCGCGAAGAAGGCATTCAGTGTCGTATCTACGCACCTGTTGGTCATCATGAAGACTTACTTGCCTATTTAGTACGTCGTTTATTAGAAAATGGCGCTAACTCATCATTTGTAAATGCCATTGTTGATGAAACACAACCAGTAGAGTCATTGTTAGAAGATCCGGTTGAGAAGACGCAACGCTTAAAAGAGAAATACAACAACCAAATTGTTATGCCAATTGATATGTTTGGCGATGAGCGTGATAACTCAAAAGGTTTAGACTTAACGGATATCAATGAAATTACGCCATTAAAAGCGGCATTGGATAACTGGTTTGTTGATAATCTATTAAACAAAAATGATGTTCCTGAAGGAGCTAACCCAGTTAAGAACCCAGCGAACCACAGCGAGATTATTGGTTATCAAACGCATTTAACTAGCGAAGAAATGCAAGCGCAAATTGATAAAGCACAAGTTGCCTTTGAAACTTGGTCAAAAACAGATGTAAAAGAGCGTGCTGACTTATTAAATCGTGTTGGTGATGTCTTAGAGCGTCACTCTGAAGAGCTTATCGCGTTATGTATTAAAGAAGCTGGTAAAGTTGCCCAAGATGGTATTGATGAAGTACGTGAAGCGGTAGATTTTTGTCGTTATTATGCAGCGCGCGCTATTGAGTTAAATGAAGATGAGCGCTTAGAAGCTCGTGGTGTTGTACTTTGTATTAGCCCGTGGAACTTCCCATTAGCGATTTTCTTAGGTCAAGTAGCAGCAGCCATAGCTACAGGTAATACCGTATTGGCAAAACCTGCTGAGCAAACCAGCTTAATTGCTTTACGTACAATTGAGTTAATGCAATCAGTTGGTTTACCAGAAGATGTTGTGCAAGCGGTTATTGCTCGCGGTAGCCAGGTAGGTAGTGTTGTTATTCCTGATCCTCGCGTGCAAGCGGTGATGTTTACTGGTTCAACAGAAACAGGTACACGTATTTCACAAACCCTTGCAGAGCGTGGCGGCGATCAAGTGCCATTAATTGCCGAAACTGGTGGTCAAAACTGTATGGTAGTTGACTCGACAGCACTACCTGAGCAAGTGGTTGATGATGTCATTTCTTCAGGTTTCCAAAGTGCTGGTCAACGTTGTTCAGCATTGCGTGTATTGTTCATCCAAGAAGATATTGCTGATCAAGTGGTTGATATGATCAAAGGTGCTTTAACTGAATTACACGTAGGTAATCCTGCAAATTTAAGTACCGATGTTGGCCCGGTAATTGACCAAAAAGCCTTAGATGCCTTAAATGCCCATGCTGATTACATGAAATCTCACGGTAAATTGGTTTATCAATGCCCTATTTCGGAAGAAGTCGCGGGTAATGATCATTACTTCTTTGCGCCGCGCTTATATGAAATTGATGATATTAGCGTGTTAAAGAATGAAGTCTTTGGTCCTTGTGTACACGTTGTCCGTTTTAAAGGCGAAGAGATTGAAAGTGTTATTGATAAAATCAATAGCACAGGCTTTGGTTTAACTATGGGTATTCATACTCGTATTGAGCACAGAGCGGTTGAGCTGGCGAAATTATCACGTGCGGGTAACATTTACATTAACCGTAATATGATTGGTGCTGTTGTTGGTGTACAACCATTTGGTGGCCGTGGCCTATCTGGTACAGGTCCAAAAGCGGGTGGTCCAAACTACTTAACTCGTCTTGTTAAAGAAAAAGCAACGCCAGTTGAAACTAAGACTAAAACCTTAGCTGAACATGCAGTTGCCTTTACTGGCGATAGTGCGGCTAAGCATGAAGCAACACAGATCATGACTAAAGCCGAGTGGGCGGAAAAAGAATGGCGTTTAACTGATTTAAATACCCGTATTTCTTGTATTCGTCAGTTGCTTGCAAAAATTGCTCATGTAGAAATTGTTGATGACTTAGCGGATGACTTAAACCGTACTTTAGCGGCATCACGTGCACAGTTAATTAACATTGAAAAACACATGAAAAAGCCAATTGAGCTACCAGGTCCAACAGGTGAATCTAACATCATCTACTTGGAAAACCGTGGTATTGTGATTTGTTACGCGGATCAAAATGTTTCTTTCCACTTCTGGGTATTGTCAATTGTAACGGCACTTGCAACAGGTAATACTGTCGTTACTGTGGTTTCAGATTTATTTTACGATGAGGCGATTGCTTTTAGAGATAAGTTTGTTGCTACTGGTGCTGGTAAAGGTGTATTACAAGTGGCCAAGCTTAGCCATTTAGATACTATGTTAGCTCACCCAACCCTTGCTGGTGTTGTTGTTGATAGCCACTGTGAAACTAAGCATTATATGAGTGACAGACTAGCACAACGTCAAGGTGCAATTTTACCTGTGATTTCATCTGAATACTTTGACAACTTAATTCAGCGTTTATTAACAGAGAAAACCATCAGTATTGATACTACAGCATCAGGTGGTAATACATCGTTAATGACTTTAGTAGAAGAAGACGAGTAA
- a CDS encoding sensor domain-containing diguanylate cyclase, producing the protein MTANDAEIEYSIYRLFEITPTPIVLSYPDGKLEYVNPALKAMLGYQDDDIYEDDVVITYLDDIHLNKKIRQQLLEKPFTPIQIEKRYQHKLGHAIYTQLNIVAQANEQGIVKRYIAQLVDLTSIKKLDAAEILLNHLVNQSNDAIYVVDPKFGQFLNCNELAHRRLGYSKDELLKLSVADIRSDIERPEHWQAFIDKIKAKGSLIIESEHVRKDGTSFPVEANISFTHHHNSDYLLSIVRDISRRKQKEREAIERSNLDPLTKLPNRRILEKKLEEMFAKAKAKQSIIAFMYVDLDNFKQINDNFGHSIGDDILVGTANRLKNCVRQSDIVTRLGGDEFLIVMSNIDKEAYVEVMAAKVLKEFASPFKVQKQMIQADASIGVSIYMNNNNDAHTLIQLADEAMYQAKKQSGSSVYYL; encoded by the coding sequence ATGACAGCAAACGATGCTGAAATAGAATACTCAATCTACCGTTTATTTGAAATAACACCAACTCCCATAGTGCTATCCTATCCAGATGGCAAATTGGAGTATGTTAATCCGGCATTAAAAGCCATGTTAGGCTACCAAGATGATGATATATATGAAGATGACGTTGTTATTACCTATCTTGACGATATTCATCTCAACAAAAAAATTCGCCAACAACTGCTTGAAAAACCCTTTACCCCGATACAGATAGAAAAGCGCTATCAACATAAACTAGGTCATGCCATATACACGCAATTAAATATTGTCGCGCAAGCGAATGAGCAAGGCATAGTTAAGCGCTATATCGCACAACTTGTCGATCTTACTTCGATCAAAAAGCTCGATGCCGCTGAAATATTACTTAATCACTTAGTGAACCAATCTAATGACGCCATTTATGTTGTCGATCCTAAGTTTGGTCAATTTCTAAACTGCAATGAACTGGCACATCGTCGCTTAGGATACAGCAAAGACGAGTTACTTAAACTATCGGTAGCAGACATTCGAAGCGATATAGAAAGACCCGAGCACTGGCAAGCATTTATCGACAAAATCAAAGCAAAAGGCAGCCTGATTATCGAATCAGAACATGTTCGAAAAGATGGTACTAGTTTTCCTGTTGAAGCCAATATTAGTTTTACCCATCATCACAATAGTGATTATTTATTGTCTATTGTCAGAGACATTTCACGCAGAAAACAAAAAGAGCGAGAGGCAATAGAGCGCTCCAATTTAGACCCATTAACTAAACTCCCCAACCGGCGAATACTAGAGAAAAAGTTAGAGGAAATGTTTGCTAAGGCAAAGGCTAAACAAAGTATCATCGCTTTTATGTACGTAGATCTAGATAACTTTAAGCAAATTAACGACAACTTTGGTCACTCTATAGGGGACGATATTTTAGTCGGAACGGCAAATCGTTTAAAAAACTGCGTACGTCAATCTGATATCGTTACTCGCCTAGGTGGCGATGAGTTTCTCATTGTGATGAGCAATATCGACAAGGAAGCTTATGTTGAAGTTATGGCCGCGAAAGTACTAAAAGAATTTGCCAGTCCATTTAAAGTGCAAAAGCAAATGATTCAGGCTGATGCCAGTATCGGAGTTTCAATTTACATGAATAACAATAATGATGCCCATACCTTAATACAACTAGCTGATGAAGCCATGTATCAAGCTAAAAAGCAGTCAGGCTCATCTGTTTACTATCTTTAA
- a CDS encoding sensor domain-containing diguanylate cyclase: MTKAGIQQADTGCNDSNGKPQDVTELAKAFAQLQQENQELQARYTALFHLNQLSQECDQLINFYPQVHRTIASLMTAENLYIVLYDQTFDTLEFVYYVDEKDERPEGVIDFKEFEGSFTNLVIESKQPLLVTPSLEKQLRDNYKTKSFGSRGTDWLGVPLLHNDEVIGVIAVQSYSESIRYTEPDLHMLTFAAQHVVSAMVRLQDQQRLQNAVNSRTKELMAQIREREKSELLQESLYRISELTNEIELDINEFYANVHNIVGQLINATNFFIAKYDKENEMLNFSYYVDEKSENLADEFKPRKLANGYSELVLRSKQSLLLSYQEMLALYQQGKTAKPQDSTHSWLGVPLIYSGQLLGVMVIQSYSEKVSYNQQDADLLNFVSNHVSAAIKRRELAEFERQSHELLEQQVKLRTLALEEEISQRKQAEKLLKHTAAHDSLTGLPNRTVFIDLLNHAIACKKRKPAFEFAVLFLDLDRFKVVNDSLGHHAGDMLLKIIAAELQSMVRDKDTVARLGGDEFVVLIEDLESKEEAFDIAKRITEFLQQPFTIENQLVFTGTSIGILFSDDRYDNADLMLRDADTAMYHAKDSGKGRYEVFDASMHRKVQNALSLEADIREAIEWQEFQPYFQPILRLDNQGLKGFEALARWQSTKRGFVFPNDFIPLAEETDLIQAIDLQIIEKSCQQIKQWQEAFNDSAIYVSCNLFCKHFFSPSLPDDIAKILQNTGLKPESLRIELTERALLENTDIVLANMQALKLMGVKILLDDFGTGYSSLSYLHRFPIDVLKIDRSFINNVHEHDNHQAIIKTIIDLATNLHMATVGEGIENLADAELLQQMDCNYGQGYYFAKPMSASDCASYLKAKLG, translated from the coding sequence ATGACAAAAGCTGGGATTCAACAAGCTGATACTGGTTGTAATGATAGCAACGGTAAGCCACAAGATGTCACAGAGTTAGCTAAAGCATTTGCCCAGTTACAGCAAGAAAACCAAGAGCTTCAAGCAAGATATACCGCGCTTTTTCATCTAAATCAGCTATCGCAAGAATGTGATCAGCTTATTAATTTTTATCCTCAAGTACATCGTACCATTGCCTCATTAATGACGGCAGAAAACTTGTATATTGTTTTGTACGATCAAACCTTTGATACCTTAGAGTTCGTTTATTACGTTGATGAAAAAGATGAACGCCCAGAAGGGGTTATCGACTTTAAGGAATTTGAAGGCTCTTTTACTAACTTAGTGATCGAGTCGAAACAACCGCTACTAGTGACGCCATCATTAGAAAAGCAATTACGTGATAACTATAAAACCAAGTCGTTTGGTTCACGCGGAACTGACTGGTTAGGTGTACCTTTACTGCACAATGATGAAGTTATTGGGGTGATAGCGGTACAAAGTTACTCGGAAAGTATCCGTTATACTGAGCCAGATTTACATATGTTAACCTTTGCGGCACAGCATGTCGTGAGTGCTATGGTGCGTTTACAAGATCAGCAGCGACTGCAAAATGCGGTGAATTCGCGCACTAAAGAGCTAATGGCGCAAATTAGGGAGCGTGAAAAATCTGAGTTATTGCAAGAATCACTTTATCGTATTTCAGAATTAACCAATGAAATTGAGCTCGATATCAATGAGTTCTACGCTAATGTCCATAATATTGTTGGTCAGTTAATTAACGCCACTAACTTCTTTATTGCTAAGTATGATAAAGAAAATGAAATGCTTAACTTTTCTTATTATGTTGATGAAAAATCAGAAAATTTAGCCGATGAATTCAAGCCGAGAAAGCTAGCAAATGGCTATTCTGAATTAGTGTTGCGTAGTAAACAAAGTCTACTGCTCTCTTATCAAGAAATGCTGGCGCTATATCAACAAGGTAAAACGGCAAAACCACAAGATTCAACCCATTCATGGTTAGGTGTGCCTCTTATATACTCAGGTCAGCTTTTAGGGGTTATGGTGATTCAAAGTTATAGTGAAAAAGTTAGCTATAACCAACAAGATGCTGATTTATTAAACTTTGTATCTAATCACGTATCGGCTGCCATTAAACGTCGTGAATTAGCTGAATTTGAAAGACAAAGCCATGAGCTACTAGAGCAACAGGTTAAACTAAGAACCTTAGCTTTAGAAGAAGAGATCAGTCAGCGTAAACAAGCTGAAAAGTTACTCAAGCATACCGCAGCGCATGACAGCTTAACTGGCTTACCCAACCGTACCGTATTTATTGATTTACTTAATCATGCCATTGCCTGTAAAAAGCGCAAACCAGCGTTTGAATTTGCGGTGCTATTTCTCGATTTAGATCGCTTTAAAGTGGTCAATGATAGTTTGGGCCATCACGCCGGCGATATGCTGTTAAAAATAATCGCGGCTGAATTGCAATCTATGGTGCGTGATAAAGACACGGTTGCCCGCTTAGGTGGTGATGAATTTGTCGTCTTGATTGAAGACTTAGAGTCTAAAGAAGAAGCATTTGATATTGCTAAACGCATTACTGAATTTTTACAGCAACCTTTTACTATAGAAAACCAACTGGTGTTCACCGGCACCAGTATCGGCATATTATTTAGTGATGATCGCTATGATAATGCCGATCTTATGCTGCGAGATGCCGATACCGCCATGTACCATGCCAAAGACAGTGGTAAAGGTCGTTATGAAGTCTTTGATGCTAGCATGCACAGAAAAGTACAAAATGCGCTGAGCTTAGAAGCAGATATTCGTGAAGCGATAGAGTGGCAAGAATTTCAGCCTTATTTCCAGCCTATCTTGCGTCTTGATAATCAAGGGTTAAAAGGTTTTGAAGCCTTAGCTAGGTGGCAAAGCACCAAGCGTGGCTTTGTTTTCCCTAATGATTTTATTCCGCTAGCTGAAGAGACAGATTTAATTCAAGCGATTGATTTACAAATTATTGAAAAGTCTTGTCAGCAAATAAAACAATGGCAAGAAGCCTTCAACGATAGCGCTATTTATGTGAGCTGTAATTTATTTTGTAAGCACTTTTTTAGTCCTAGCTTACCTGATGATATTGCGAAAATATTACAGAATACTGGCTTAAAGCCTGAAAGCCTACGTATAGAGTTAACAGAGCGGGCGTTATTAGAAAACACCGATATCGTCTTAGCTAATATGCAGGCATTAAAGTTAATGGGCGTTAAAATATTGCTTGATGATTTTGGTACAGGCTATTCGAGTTTAAGCTATTTGCATCGTTTTCCTATTGATGTACTTAAAATAGATCGCTCGTTTATTAATAATGTCCATGAGCATGATAACCACCAAGCCATTATTAAAACCATTATTGATTTGGCCACTAATTTACATATGGCAACCGTAGGTGAAGGCATTGAAAACTTAGCCGACGCAGAATTATTGCAGCAAATGGATTGTAATTATGGTCAAGGTTATTACTTTGCTAAACCTATGTCAGCAAGTGACTGCGCCAGTTATTTAAAAGCCAAGTTAGGCTAG